The segment ATAATTTTTTACAGCGACCATATCTTTCTCGAGCGCTTTTTTCATCATGCCTTTCATAAAAGGGTTGATAATTTTTGACATGAGTTTATACGCTTTGGCATCCATGATCAGCGTGAGCTCCGTTCCGTCTTCTTTCTTTTCGACGGTGAATAGCGAATCCCATACCGTGCCCATCGTATCCGAGACTATCCGAATGTGAGCGTTTTCGACCAGTTCAGTCACCTCAAGTTCTGTAGAAGCTTTCCGCCCGTTCATATCCCGGGTTTCCCTGAATTTGGTTCCCACTCCGTATTCCTGTTCTGTCAAAAACTCTACGTTTGTAATATCAGGAACCGCGTTGGAAAAGTTCTTTATATCTGAAACCGTTTTAAAAAC is part of the Gracilimonas sediminicola genome and harbors:
- a CDS encoding SRPBCC family protein codes for the protein MSTITVTKRIHAPKELVFKTVSDIKNFSNAVPDITNVEFLTEQEYGVGTKFRETRDMNGRKASTELEVTELVENAHIRIVSDTMGTVWDSLFTVEKKEDGTELTLIMDAKAYKLMSKIINPFMKGMMKKALEKDMVAVKNYCESNN